The Lycium barbarum isolate Lr01 chromosome 12, ASM1917538v2, whole genome shotgun sequence genome includes a region encoding these proteins:
- the LOC132624678 gene encoding uncharacterized protein LOC132624678, with amino-acid sequence MGNYISCTLSGPGGNKQSRGVKVILPSGEIRHFYQPIKAAELMLETPNFFLVNTRSLHIGRRFSALNADEDLEMGNVYVMFPMKRVNSFVTAGDMGALLLTANSVSSKRVSIGKFRILPECAESSAVEVKEIQSNYYEQTALPKLNLDDIEDFSTEEFKQRLSMCRSKKPLLETIAEEPLYGRHNSENDSKRNGQDDTHLLNLKKKIFKEVSAVYQTVNVKLISVDSFNPDGSKQKNRT; translated from the exons ATGGGCAACTATATTTCTTGCACCTTATCAGGACCAGGAGGCAACAAGCAATCCAGAGGTGTAAAAGTCATACTCCCAAGTGGTGAAATCAGACATTTTTATCAACCAATCAAAGCAGCAGAGCTCATGTTGGAAACTCCTAATTTCTTTCTTGTAAACACAAGGTCACTTCATATAGGCAGAAGATTTTCTGCACTTAATGCTGATGAAGATCTTGAAATGGGAAATGTTTATGTCATGTTTCCAATGAAAAGAGTGAATTCTTTTGTTACAGCAGGTGATATGGGTGCTTTATTACTTACTGCTAACTCTGTTTCTTCCAAAAGGGTGTCAAttggaaaattcaggatcttgcCTGAATGTGCAGAGTCATCTGCTGTGGAAGTTAAAGAGATTCAGAGTAACTATTATGAACAAACAGCTTTGCCCAAGTTGAATTTGGATGATATTGAAGACTTTTCAACTGAAGAATTCAAGCAAAGGTTGTCTATGTGTAGATCAAAGAAACCATTGTTGGAAACTATTGCTGAAGAACCA CTGTATGGAAGACATAACTCAGAAAATGATTCGAAGAGAAATGGACAGGATGATACTCATCTTTTAAATCTCAAGAAAAAGATTTTTAAAGAAGTTTCAGCAGTTTATCAGACAGTAAATGTTAAGCTAATATCTGTTGATTCATTTAATCCTGATGGCTCAAAACAGAAAAACAGGACATGA